The nucleotide sequence GTGACGGTAATACCGTAATGGACTTTGACCAGGAAGAAATTAAAAGAAAAATTTCTATCAATACATCCCTTGCAAGTTTTGAGTGGAATGATTGTAAAATTAATATTATAGATACACCGGGATATTTCGATTTTGTTGGCGAAATGATTGAAGGTACATCTGTTGCTGACGGTGTTGTTATTATGGTTAGTGGTAAATCAGGAGTCCAGGTCGGAACAGAAAAAGCATGGGCAGTTGCAGAAAAAAATAATATCCCTAAAATAATATTTGTTAATGAAATTGATGAAGAAGAAGTTGATTTTACATCTGTTGTAAACCAACTTAAAGATGCATTTGGAAAATCAATTGCACCTTTATACATACCGATAAGAGAAAACGGTAAAGTAATCGGTTTTTATGATGTTATTCACGGCGAAGCAAGAAAATATGTAACAGGCGGAAACGAACCTATGGCATTACCTTCCGAATATGAAGGGGAAGTTAAGGAAAATACTGATATGTTAGCAGAAGCCGTTGCAGAAACAAGTGAAGAACTTATGGATAAATATTTTAATGGCGAAGAGTTTACTAAAAAAGAAATTCTTTCTGCTGTTAAAAAAGGTATTGAAGAATGTTCTATGGTTCCTGTACTATTTGGTTCAGCACTTAAGAATATCGGTATAAAAGCACTTGTTGATGCAATTTGTGAATATTTCCCTGCACCGAACGAAATTAAGCAAAGAAACGCTTATAAACCTGGTACAGATGAAATAATCGAAGTTAATACTGACAGTAATGGTCCTGTATCTATATTTGTATTCAAAACTTTGATTGACCCTTATGTAGGTAAATTAAGTTATTTTAAAGTTATGTCAGGAACTTTGAAAGCTGACTCAACTTTAAAGAATATAAGAAAAGGCGAAGATGAAAGAATTTCAAGATTATTTACAATGTGTGGTAAAAAGCAGATAGAAGTTAAAACACTTTCTGCCGGCGATATTGGTGCAGTAAATAAACTTGCTATTACTAAAACAGGGGATACGCTTTCTGATCCTAAAAATCAGGTTGAATTTGAAAAACTTATTTTCCCTAAACCTGCTTTATCACTTGCAGTTTTACCTAAGGAAAAAGGCGATGAAGAAAAAATCAGTTCAGGTCTTTCTAAATTAAGAAACGAAGACCCAAGTTTTAATTTCTATAATAATACTGAAACGCATCAACTTATTATTTCCGGTATGGGTGAACAACACATTGATGTTATCATAAGTAAATTGAAAACAAGATATGGTGCTGAAGTTACTTTGGCAGAACCAAAAGTTCCTTACAGAGAAACTATCAAGAAAAAAGTTACTGCTGAAGGTAAACATAAGAAACAATCAGGTGGTCATGGTCAGTATGGTCATGTTAAAATTGAATTTGAACCGGGAATGAGCGAAGGATTAGAATTTGCAGAACAAATCTTTGGCGGCAGCGTTCCTAAGAATTATTTCCCTGCAGTAGAAAAAGGACTTTTGGAAAGTATTGAGCATGGTGTACTTGCAGGTTATCCTGTTGTTAACTTGAAAGCAACTTTGTTAGATGGTTCTTACCATCCTGTTGACTCTTCCGAAATGGCATTTAAGATGGCTGCTCATATTGCATATAAGAATGGTTTGGAACAAGCAAATCCTGTTCTTTTAGAGCCAATCGGAAAACTTGTTGTTATCGTTCCTGATCAGTATATGGGAGATATAATGGGTGATGTTAATAAGAGAAGAGGAAGAATTTTAGGTATGAACCCAATCGGTAACGGACTTCAGGAAGTTACTGCAGAAGTTCCTATGGCTGAAATGCATAAGTATGCTATCGACCTTCGTTCTATGACTCAGGCAAGAGGAAGTTTCGAATTTGATTTTGAAAGATATGAAGAAGCACCAAATATGGTAGCAGAAAAAATTATTGCAGAAAGTAAAAAATAATTTATAACAAAAAACCTCACGAATATTTTTCGTGAGGTTTTTAAATTTAATTTAGAAAAATGTTGAAATATGATTTTATATATTGTATAATGATTGATGCTTAGAAAAGATGATTTGAGAGGGAAATACATATGTCAAAATTGAAATCAATGTTATTAACAGTAATAGGAACAATGATAACAGGCTTTGGAGTTGGAGTGTTTTTGACACCTAACAAAATTGTCGGTGGAGGAGCAACAGGTCTTTCAACACTTCTATATCATACATTTGGGTTTGAACCCGGTCTTAGTTTCTTTGTAATAAATATAATATTTTTGGTTTTGGGACTTAAAGTTTTAGGAAAAGATTTTGTTTTAAAAACACTTGTCGGAACATTTTGTATATCAATTTTTGTTCA is from Oscillospiraceae bacterium and encodes:
- the fusA gene encoding elongation factor G, with the translated sequence MKDYTTEAIRNIALVAHGGTGKTNLAEAMLYNAKLIDRQGKVSDGNTVMDFDQEEIKRKISINTSLASFEWNDCKINIIDTPGYFDFVGEMIEGTSVADGVVIMVSGKSGVQVGTEKAWAVAEKNNIPKIIFVNEIDEEEVDFTSVVNQLKDAFGKSIAPLYIPIRENGKVIGFYDVIHGEARKYVTGGNEPMALPSEYEGEVKENTDMLAEAVAETSEELMDKYFNGEEFTKKEILSAVKKGIEECSMVPVLFGSALKNIGIKALVDAICEYFPAPNEIKQRNAYKPGTDEIIEVNTDSNGPVSIFVFKTLIDPYVGKLSYFKVMSGTLKADSTLKNIRKGEDERISRLFTMCGKKQIEVKTLSAGDIGAVNKLAITKTGDTLSDPKNQVEFEKLIFPKPALSLAVLPKEKGDEEKISSGLSKLRNEDPSFNFYNNTETHQLIISGMGEQHIDVIISKLKTRYGAEVTLAEPKVPYRETIKKKVTAEGKHKKQSGGHGQYGHVKIEFEPGMSEGLEFAEQIFGGSVPKNYFPAVEKGLLESIEHGVLAGYPVVNLKATLLDGSYHPVDSSEMAFKMAAHIAYKNGLEQANPVLLEPIGKLVVIVPDQYMGDIMGDVNKRRGRILGMNPIGNGLQEVTAEVPMAEMHKYAIDLRSMTQARGSFEFDFERYEEAPNMVAEKIIAESKK